Within the Zea mays cultivar B73 chromosome 10, Zm-B73-REFERENCE-NAM-5.0, whole genome shotgun sequence genome, the region TGCATTCAGATCAAATCAGATTCATCCCCTACCTTTCACCTTCTCTGTGCCTTCTATTAAGTGTCGATGAGTCTAATGGTGCTTCTTTTCCTCTGTGTATTGCAGATTACAAGTTCGTAACAAGCACCAACAAAAGCACCAGGAAATGCTGAAAGATGTGCTTGCATAGAAGATACTTGAGCGGCCTGGTGGCTCTTGCGCAAGGTCTGCAGGCCTGCTCGTCCCTTGACTTGAGCGGCGGTCACCTTGCCTGCATCCACTCCACCCCCTTCAGAGTCCGACCCATAAGACGCAGCCCACCTGATTGACAACAGAAAGCTAGTCCTGTGTGTGATCACCAGTTTTCATCAAGATAAAAGATATGAACACCAGAGGGAAGACTTTGACGGAGCGGTACGAGATGGGGAAGCTGTTGGGGACAGGCGCGTTCGGGAAGGTACACTATGCAAGGGACCTCGAGTCCAACCAGGGTGTTGCTATCAAGATCATGGACAAGGACAGGGTGCTCAAGGCCGGGCTCTCGGAGCAGGTAAAGCGTGAGATCACGACTATGCGGCTGGTGGAACACAAAAACATCGTTCGTCTCCATGAGGTCATGGCGACGCGGAACAAGATCTACATCATCATGGAGTATGCCAAAGGGGGTGAGCTCATGGACAAGATTAAGAGGAGCGGCAGGCTCACGGAGGCTGACGCACACAGATACTTCGAGCAGCTCATCGACGCACTGGATCACTGCCACAGCCGAGGCGTGTACCACCGGGACTTGAAGCCTGAGAACCTGCTGTTGGATGAGAATGGGGACCTCAAGGTGTCTGACTTTGGACTTAGCGCGTTTTCAGAGTCGAGGAGGACAGATGGGCTGCTCCATACGGTCTGTGGGACACCGATATATATAGCTCCAGAGGTGGTCAGGAAGACAGGCTACGATGGTGCAAAATCAGACATCTGGTCTTGTGGTGTCGTCCTGTTTGTTCTCGCTGCTGGCTACCTCCCTTTCCAGGGCCCAAACTTGATGGAGATTTATCGGAAGATACATAATAGTGATTTCAGGTGCCCCAGTTCGTTTTCACACAAACTCAAGAGGCTGCTATACAAGATCCTGAAGCCCAACCCCAGCATGAGACCTTCAATTCAGGAGATAAAAGAGTCTACCTGGTTCCGAAAAGGTCCTAGGGAGATCAGTGCAGTGAACGAGAAAGTTCTTAGCGAGAATGCCACCACCACAAATGCTGCCCCAGTGCTTCCTTCTAGGCGCAAGGAGATTGCTCACGAAGATATGAAGTCCTTGGTTGCCACAAACCTTAATGCCTTTGAAATCATCGCGTTATCAGCAGGGTTGGACATGTCTggtctatttatcaatgagtgcaggaaggagacaagGTT harbors:
- the LOC103640737 gene encoding CBL-interacting protein kinase 15 encodes the protein MNTRGKTLTERYEMGKLLGTGAFGKVHYARDLESNQGVAIKIMDKDRVLKAGLSEQVKREITTMRLVEHKNIVRLHEVMATRNKIYIIMEYAKGGELMDKIKRSGRLTEADAHRYFEQLIDALDHCHSRGVYHRDLKPENLLLDENGDLKVSDFGLSAFSESRRTDGLLHTVCGTPIYIAPEVVRKTGYDGAKSDIWSCGVVLFVLAAGYLPFQGPNLMEIYRKIHNSDFRCPSSFSHKLKRLLYKILKPNPSMRPSIQEIKESTWFRKGPREISAVNEKVLSENATTTNAAPVLPSRRKEIAHEDMKSLVATNLNAFEIIALSAGLDMSGLFINECRKETRFTSDKPALAIISKLEDVAKALNLRIRKKDNNTVSIQGRKEGGNGVLQFDMQIFEITPSCHLVQMKQTSGDLLEYQKLLEEGIQPGLKDVVRVWHGDDLQQKPE